A stretch of Campylobacter volucris DNA encodes these proteins:
- the pstA gene encoding phosphate ABC transporter permease PstA yields MKKLFRKRKKDSKNFKRFCKMGLYINLIFLGIFLSSIFYLGLGAFKQTYIYTKADRNSVAYELLSRSEQRQIRANQVQGEGWFLANAEVDQYVKNNYHKLNESQIQLVNELMQKDQIQLKFNTNFFLNGDSKSPENSGIFSSVVGTLLVMVVCMVVSIPIGVGAAIYLEEFAPQNLFTHFIEVCINNLASIPSILFGLLGLGVFINLFGMPRSSALAGGLTLAIMSLPIIIVSTKAALKSVDINMKNAAYALGMTKYQMIKGIMLPLAMPMILTGSILTLAQAIGETAPLMIIGMIAFIPDVATSIFSPTSVLPAQIFSWSAMPERAFLERTAAGILVLLGLLVILNLSAILLRKYFQGKNS; encoded by the coding sequence GTGAAAAAATTATTTAGAAAAAGAAAAAAAGACTCAAAAAATTTTAAAAGATTTTGCAAAATGGGACTTTATATTAATCTTATTTTTCTTGGGATATTTTTATCGAGCATTTTTTATCTTGGTTTGGGTGCGTTTAAACAAACATATATTTATACTAAAGCAGATAGAAATAGCGTAGCTTATGAATTATTATCTCGTAGCGAGCAAAGACAAATTAGAGCTAATCAAGTCCAAGGAGAAGGCTGGTTTTTAGCTAATGCTGAAGTAGATCAGTATGTTAAAAATAATTATCATAAATTAAACGAGTCTCAAATACAGCTTGTAAATGAGTTGATGCAAAAAGATCAAATACAATTAAAATTTAATACCAATTTTTTCTTAAACGGAGATTCTAAATCACCTGAAAATTCAGGGATATTTTCTTCGGTTGTTGGAACCTTGCTTGTGATGGTAGTTTGTATGGTAGTGAGCATACCTATAGGAGTAGGAGCTGCTATTTACTTAGAAGAATTTGCACCGCAAAATTTATTTACTCATTTTATAGAAGTTTGTATAAACAATCTTGCAAGTATTCCTAGTATATTATTTGGGCTTTTAGGGCTTGGTGTATTTATCAATTTATTTGGCATGCCAAGATCTTCAGCTCTTGCAGGTGGGCTTACTTTAGCCATTATGAGTTTACCTATTATAATAGTTTCTACAAAAGCAGCTTTAAAAAGCGTGGATATTAATATGAAAAATGCAGCATATGCTCTAGGTATGACTAAGTATCAAATGATAAAAGGCATAATGCTACCTTTAGCTATGCCTATGATACTTACAGGTTCTATTTTAACTTTAGCTCAAGCTATAGGTGAAACTGCACCGCTAATGATTATTGGTATGATAGCTTTTATACCTGATGTTGCAACTAGCATATTTTCACCAACTAGCGTTTTACCAGCTCAAATTTTTTCATGGTCAGCTATGCCTGAGCGTGCATTTTTAGAAAGAACTGCAGCTGGAATTTTGGTATTATTAGGACTTTTAGTTATATTAAATTTAAGTGCAATATTGCTTAGAAAATATTTTCAAGGAAAAAATTCATGA
- the pstC gene encoding phosphate ABC transporter permease subunit PstC produces the protein MLKENIAKSILFLCAFVSVVVSFAIMLTILVEALKFFQKESVFTFLFSSEWAADAAFVGADGTSKQGVFGALSLFWGTFYISLIAMLTALPLGIMCALYLGVFAGKKSKNYLKPILEIIAGIPTVVFGFFAAIVVAPFIVWFFGLFGINASFQSALGAGFIMGIMIVPIVASLSQDCIETVSQKRINGAYALGMTKKEVVFAVILPEALPGIVAACLLGLSRALGETMIVVMAASLRPNLSMNFLEDMTTVTVKIVEALSGDQAFDSSLALSAFSLGLVLFIITLIINIFSVYLINRFHKRKNL, from the coding sequence TTGTTAAAAGAAAATATAGCAAAATCTATACTCTTTCTTTGTGCTTTTGTTAGTGTAGTGGTAAGTTTTGCCATTATGCTAACTATTTTAGTTGAAGCGTTGAAATTTTTTCAAAAAGAAAGCGTATTTACTTTTTTATTCTCAAGCGAGTGGGCAGCAGATGCAGCTTTTGTAGGAGCTGATGGGACAAGTAAACAAGGTGTTTTTGGTGCTTTGTCTTTATTTTGGGGAACTTTTTACATCTCTTTAATCGCTATGCTAACAGCATTACCTTTAGGTATAATGTGTGCTCTTTATTTGGGTGTATTTGCAGGTAAAAAATCTAAAAATTATTTAAAACCTATTTTGGAAATTATCGCTGGAATTCCAACGGTAGTTTTTGGATTTTTTGCAGCTATTGTTGTAGCTCCTTTTATAGTATGGTTTTTTGGTCTTTTTGGAATAAATGCTAGTTTTCAAAGTGCTTTGGGGGCTGGGTTTATCATGGGTATTATGATAGTGCCTATTGTTGCTTCTTTATCTCAAGATTGTATAGAAACTGTGAGTCAAAAAAGAATCAATGGTGCTTATGCTTTAGGTATGACAAAAAAAGAAGTTGTGTTTGCTGTTATTTTACCCGAAGCCTTACCTGGTATAGTAGCAGCATGCTTACTAGGACTTTCAAGGGCATTAGGTGAGACTATGATAGTAGTAATGGCAGCGAGTTTAAGACCAAATTTAAGCATGAATTTCTTAGAAGATATGACTACAGTTACGGTTAAAATTGTAGAAGCTTTAAGTGGAGATCAAGCTTTTGATAGTTCTTTAGCTTTAAGTGCGTTTTCATTAGGACTTGTTTTATTTATCATTACTTTAATTATTAATATTTTTAGCGTTTATTTGATCAATCGCTTTCATAAAAGGAAGAATTTGTGA
- a CDS encoding substrate-binding domain-containing protein has translation MKKILALAAFASIVSGAEFKIAGSSTVYPFTSFVAEEYSLIKKTKTPIVESLGTGGGFKVFCEGITDISNASRSIKPSEFEVCQKSGVTDIIGVMIGYDGIVLAQNKINAPLNITMQELFLALAKEVPQNGKLVPNPYQNWNQINPNLPNRKITIYGPPSSSGTRDTIEELIMVENSKKFPEYKDKYKTIRQDGAFIPSGENDNLIVSKLSVDKEAFGLFGYGFLTSNEDKINAVSIDDIQANNENISNGTYKLARSLFIYINAKKPQAIEFAKIYMSDDLAKRGAELEKLGLVPLDDELLKQTQKHLENKTLLNTELVKAGKVF, from the coding sequence ATGAAAAAAATATTAGCTTTAGCTGCTTTTGCTAGTATAGTAAGTGGGGCTGAATTTAAAATAGCTGGATCTTCAACTGTGTATCCATTTACTTCTTTTGTTGCTGAAGAATATTCTTTGATTAAAAAAACTAAAACACCTATAGTAGAAAGCTTAGGAACTGGTGGAGGTTTTAAGGTTTTTTGCGAGGGTATTACTGATATTTCAAATGCTTCAAGATCTATAAAACCAAGTGAATTTGAAGTATGTCAAAAATCAGGTGTTACAGATATTATCGGTGTGATGATAGGTTATGATGGAATTGTATTAGCACAAAATAAAATCAATGCTCCATTGAATATCACTATGCAAGAATTATTTTTAGCTTTAGCTAAAGAAGTACCTCAAAATGGAAAATTAGTTCCAAATCCTTATCAAAATTGGAATCAAATCAATCCAAATTTACCAAATAGAAAAATCACTATTTACGGACCACCTTCAAGTTCAGGCACTAGAGATACTATCGAAGAATTAATCATGGTAGAAAATTCTAAAAAATTTCCTGAATATAAAGACAAATATAAAACCATAAGACAAGATGGAGCCTTTATACCAAGTGGAGAAAATGATAATTTAATCGTGTCTAAGCTTAGCGTAGATAAAGAAGCTTTTGGGCTTTTTGGATATGGATTTTTAACAAGTAATGAAGATAAAATCAATGCTGTTAGTATAGATGACATACAAGCAAATAATGAAAATATTTCTAATGGAACTTATAAATTAGCGCGTTCTTTATTTATATACATCAATGCTAAAAAACCACAAGCTATAGAATTTGCAAAAATTTATATGAGCGATGATTTAGCTAAAAGAGGTGCTGAGTTAGAAAAATTAGGTCTTGTTCCTTTGGATGATGAGTTGTTAAAACAAACTCAAAAACATTTAGAAAATAAAACTTTATTAAATACAGAACTTGTAAAAGCTGGAAAAGTTTTTTAA
- a CDS encoding response regulator transcription factor, which produces MLNLVLIEDDKDLNELISFRLKQENINVFSFFDFFDLENFLDENDIDLIIMDRNLPSGDSVELIKQIRKKGYDESVIFLSAKTLQSDILDGFEQGCDDYICKPFDFNELLFRIKAVTKRNKIQKEEIVCGDFILHFEERKLNYKNQIIQNLSTLDIELLKCFFTYKNQLLSRQFLSEQVWKNDTTSDKTINTAIVRLKQKIPQIKEKIIAVRSVGYKFC; this is translated from the coding sequence ATGTTAAATTTAGTTTTGATAGAAGATGATAAAGATTTGAATGAACTCATAAGTTTTAGACTAAAACAAGAAAATATCAATGTTTTTAGTTTTTTTGATTTTTTTGATTTGGAAAATTTTTTAGATGAAAATGATATTGATTTAATCATTATGGATAGAAATTTACCAAGCGGAGATAGTGTAGAATTAATCAAGCAAATTCGAAAAAAAGGCTATGATGAAAGCGTGATTTTTCTTAGTGCAAAAACCTTACAAAGTGATATTTTAGATGGCTTTGAGCAAGGCTGTGATGATTATATTTGCAAGCCTTTTGATTTTAATGAGCTATTGTTTAGAATCAAAGCGGTTACAAAAAGAAATAAAATTCAAAAAGAAGAGATAGTTTGTGGTGATTTTATTTTGCATTTTGAAGAACGAAAACTAAACTATAAAAATCAAATCATACAAAATTTAAGTACTCTTGATATAGAGCTTTTAAAATGTTTTTTTACTTATAAAAATCAACTTCTAAGCAGACAATTTTTAAGCGAGCAAGTTTGGAAAAATGACACCACAAGCGATAAAACCATAAACACGGCCATAGTAAGATTAAAACAAAAAATTCCTCAAATCAAAGAAAAAATCATAGCAGTTCGCTCTGTAGGATATAAATTTTGTTAA
- a CDS encoding sensor histidine kinase: MLKIKTFLFILFCFFCAFFMILFYIFNEEYIENITQSTYEQKLKTLNDTLNFGLITNLNTTNIKEFALKTRADFIIKDENNFISSLKDFSFFIDKFENNFTNTHFNGKNIYYKAYTYENLKYIIIVYPKDVKMEFWIQNAFIFFVFLIILSTIFFFTYKIFKEYFQELLQFIKTIRTCTHFSFKNTFFKDLNLLNAYLLKIKEHIHKQDLKNKKQAKKIKTKNSQLSNLISVISHELKNPISVINLSLQSLKTSNDQATQNFLMEKIHKQSFKINQLTHKLNFAFNLNSINQEKFDLYTLSEEIIHSYNEKRIHLQGEKSIVYADKFLIEHVIINLINNALKYSLKDIYIDIKNQNFSIKDEGIGIEEKHLKLITKKFYKINPKQSNSFGLGLFLVKKILSLHNSNLNIHSIPNQGSKFSFTLNN; the protein is encoded by the coding sequence TTGTTAAAAATTAAAACTTTTTTGTTTATTTTATTTTGCTTTTTTTGTGCATTTTTTATGATTTTATTTTATATTTTTAATGAAGAATATATAGAAAACATCACTCAAAGCACTTACGAGCAAAAGCTAAAAACACTAAATGACACTTTAAATTTTGGCTTAATCACAAATTTAAACACAACAAATATCAAAGAATTTGCCCTAAAAACCAGAGCTGATTTTATCATCAAAGATGAAAATAATTTTATATCTTCTTTAAAAGATTTTTCTTTTTTTATAGATAAATTTGAAAATAATTTTACAAATACTCATTTTAATGGTAAAAATATATATTACAAAGCCTATACATATGAAAATTTAAAATACATCATCATTGTTTATCCTAAAGATGTCAAAATGGAATTTTGGATACAAAATGCCTTTATTTTCTTTGTATTTTTGATAATCTTAAGCACCATTTTCTTTTTTACCTATAAAATTTTTAAAGAATATTTTCAAGAATTATTACAATTTATCAAAACCATTCGCACTTGTACTCATTTTAGTTTTAAAAATACTTTTTTTAAAGATTTAAATTTATTAAACGCTTATTTGTTAAAAATCAAAGAACACATACACAAACAAGATCTTAAAAACAAAAAACAAGCTAAAAAAATCAAAACCAAAAATTCCCAACTTTCAAATCTAATAAGCGTCATCTCGCATGAGCTTAAAAATCCAATTAGTGTTATAAATTTAAGCTTGCAATCTCTAAAAACTTCTAACGATCAAGCAACTCAAAATTTTTTAATGGAAAAAATTCATAAACAAAGCTTTAAAATCAACCAACTCACTCATAAGCTCAATTTTGCTTTTAATCTTAATTCTATTAATCAAGAAAAATTTGATTTATACACACTTAGTGAAGAAATTATCCATTCTTATAATGAAAAAAGAATTCATCTTCAAGGAGAAAAAAGCATAGTTTATGCGGATAAATTTTTAATCGAACATGTGATTATAAATTTAATCAACAATGCCTTAAAATACAGCCTAAAAGACATTTACATCGATATAAAAAATCAAAATTTTAGTATCAAAGATGAAGGTATAGGCATAGAAGAAAAACACCTAAAACTCATCACAAAAAAATTTTATAAAATAAACCCCAAACAAAGCAATTCTTTTGGACTTGGACTATTTTTGGTAAAAAAAATACTTTCTTTGCACAATAGCAACCTAAACATTCATTCTATCCCAAACCAAGGTAGTAAATTTTCTTTTACTCTAAATAATTAA
- the ftnA gene encoding non-heme ferritin, with amino-acid sequence MLSKEVVALLNEQINKEMYAANLYLSMSSWCYEHSFDGAGAFLFEHAREESDHARKLITYLNETDSKVELKEVKKPDSDFKSLLDVFEKTFEHEQSITASINNLVDFMLSSKDYSTFNFLQWYVSEQHEEEALFRGIVDKIKLISDNGNGLYMVDQYIKTLIKK; translated from the coding sequence ATGCTTTCAAAAGAAGTAGTAGCTTTGTTAAATGAGCAAATCAACAAAGAAATGTATGCAGCAAATTTGTATTTGAGTATGAGTTCTTGGTGCTATGAGCATAGTTTTGATGGAGCAGGAGCGTTTTTGTTTGAACATGCTAGAGAAGAAAGCGATCATGCAAGAAAACTTATCACTTATTTAAATGAAACTGATTCTAAAGTAGAATTAAAAGAAGTAAAAAAACCAGATAGTGATTTCAAATCTTTACTAGATGTTTTTGAAAAAACTTTTGAACACGAACAAAGCATTACAGCTTCTATAAACAATCTTGTTGATTTTATGCTTTCAAGTAAAGATTATTCAACTTTTAATTTTTTACAATGGTATGTAAGCGAACAGCACGAAGAGGAAGCACTTTTTAGAGGCATAGTGGATAAGATTAAACTTATTAGCGATAATGGAAATGGCTTATATATGGTTGATCAATACATAAAAACTTTAATTAAAAAATAA
- a CDS encoding S24 family peptidase, protein MQMTQIVDKIKFLLQKNGLNNAKDSDVAKALKINPDTFYSMKFRNSIPYKQILQFLHEKNININAFFYDDLIENPTNYKILKYYDVNASMGGGALNDNVSFSEVIIDEKLSDYFGSNECDIIPCIGDSMEPEIKDESLCLIDKNKSFKDGGVFAVNTRDGLLIKQIFKSNKGVYLHSFNLSYADVHYQNGDFLIVGKVVGTISRI, encoded by the coding sequence ATGCAAATGACTCAAATTGTAGATAAGATAAAATTTTTACTGCAAAAAAATGGTTTAAACAACGCCAAAGATTCAGATGTAGCTAAAGCTTTAAAGATTAATCCTGATACTTTTTATAGTATGAAATTTAGAAATTCTATTCCCTATAAACAAATACTTCAATTTTTACACGAAAAAAATATTAATATCAATGCCTTTTTTTATGATGATTTGATTGAAAATCCTACTAATTATAAAATTTTAAAATATTATGATGTAAATGCTTCCATGGGTGGTGGTGCTTTAAACGATAATGTCAGTTTTAGTGAAGTCATTATAGATGAAAAATTGAGTGATTATTTTGGCTCAAATGAATGTGATATCATCCCTTGTATAGGCGATAGTATGGAGCCTGAAATAAAAGATGAATCTTTATGTTTAATAGATAAAAACAAAAGCTTTAAAGATGGAGGCGTTTTTGCAGTTAATACAAGAGATGGCTTATTAATAAAACAAATTTTTAAAAGCAATAAAGGTGTTTATCTGCATTCTTTTAATTTAAGCTATGCTGATGTGCATTATCAAAATGGAGATTTTTTAATAGTGGGTAAAGTAGTAGGAACTATAAGTAGAATTTAA
- a CDS encoding multiheme c-type cytochrome, producing the protein MEYLKKNHPIFKYEKEGRLVGKFTPSDRTHNWDEAQGGPNFAKNYDLNKTAVTYRLPYESFLDFPNKFVGPKKCGECHPAQYASWERSRHAKTVRFPYEMEEVGGADGLKKPMYNSLATILPDGIYPDDVYALIGTPRTKYGFIDKWLVRGTYHVEDGNLSDLSGKLTAGGNQFSRLWSENLTPDMAKKIAEFAPGFPTKMEDFGGNGSQVWGTNSYAASYKEKAIFQPATAYCETCHTFKFDFKTKDEFYKALGNPKELQKHTISKGITCEECHGAGAHLYGARGAGMPSNCERCHQRFSYNETDAKLNPRKPFNAYFKSSCPSCGSEGAQMYSSAHYDKGMRCNTCHDPHEVTFNDWKSGYTKTKLKKTCKDCHETQASFFKKGGIHAKDNCTACHMPNMMSCENFAAVQNPDKGGFDNVRASHIWNIKVDKTTKTLNPPEGKERSPKVSGWTIARDDEGKFFLDLMWSCGRTSFSDINLMGPGASGCHSAVQSTLPEKLHFTNQEMIYEKVMQWQNPVKEGYEKIRQGIANIDKTFAEKTKLSVEQKSKILNLTNQAQAIADRLEKDGSWGVHGPAYSKKIVEEALIYIQEAQNILNK; encoded by the coding sequence ATGGAGTATTTAAAGAAAAATCATCCTATTTTTAAATATGAAAAAGAAGGTCGTTTGGTGGGAAAATTCACCCCTAGTGATCGTACGCACAATTGGGACGAAGCTCAAGGTGGCCCAAATTTTGCTAAAAACTACGATTTAAACAAAACAGCAGTTACTTACCGCTTACCATACGAATCTTTTTTAGATTTTCCAAATAAATTTGTAGGTCCTAAAAAATGTGGTGAGTGCCATCCAGCTCAATATGCTTCTTGGGAAAGATCTCGTCATGCAAAAACAGTGCGTTTTCCATACGAAATGGAAGAAGTTGGTGGTGCAGATGGTTTGAAAAAACCTATGTATAATTCCTTAGCTACTATACTACCTGATGGAATTTATCCTGATGATGTTTATGCATTAATTGGTACCCCTAGAACAAAATACGGCTTTATAGACAAATGGCTAGTGCGTGGAACTTACCATGTAGAAGATGGAAATTTAAGTGATCTTAGTGGTAAATTAACAGCTGGTGGAAACCAATTTTCAAGACTTTGGAGTGAAAATTTAACTCCTGATATGGCTAAGAAAATCGCTGAATTTGCTCCTGGTTTCCCGACAAAAATGGAGGATTTTGGAGGCAATGGTTCTCAAGTTTGGGGAACAAATTCTTATGCAGCAAGTTATAAAGAAAAGGCTATTTTTCAACCTGCAACAGCATATTGCGAAACCTGTCATACTTTTAAATTTGATTTTAAAACTAAAGATGAATTTTATAAAGCCTTAGGAAATCCTAAAGAACTTCAAAAACATACTATTTCAAAAGGTATAACTTGTGAAGAATGCCATGGGGCTGGTGCTCACCTTTATGGTGCAAGAGGTGCAGGTATGCCATCAAATTGCGAAAGATGTCATCAAAGATTTTCATACAATGAAACAGATGCTAAATTAAACCCTAGAAAACCTTTTAATGCTTATTTTAAATCAAGCTGTCCATCTTGTGGAAGCGAAGGTGCTCAAATGTACTCATCTGCTCATTATGATAAAGGAATGAGATGTAATACTTGTCATGATCCACATGAAGTAACCTTTAATGATTGGAAAAGCGGTTACACTAAAACAAAACTCAAAAAAACTTGTAAAGATTGCCATGAAACACAAGCAAGCTTTTTCAAAAAAGGTGGAATTCACGCAAAAGATAATTGTACAGCATGTCATATGCCAAATATGATGAGTTGTGAAAATTTTGCTGCAGTTCAAAATCCTGATAAAGGTGGATTTGATAATGTTAGAGCTTCTCACATATGGAATATAAAAGTAGATAAAACTACAAAAACACTCAATCCACCTGAAGGTAAAGAAAGATCTCCAAAAGTTAGTGGATGGACCATAGCAAGAGATGATGAAGGTAAATTTTTCCTTGATTTGATGTGGAGTTGTGGTAGAACTAGTTTTAGTGATATCAATTTAATGGGACCTGGTGCTAGTGGTTGTCATAGTGCTGTTCAATCAACCTTACCTGAAAAACTTCATTTTACAAATCAAGAAATGATTTATGAAAAAGTTATGCAGTGGCAAAATCCTGTAAAAGAAGGGTATGAAAAAATTAGACAAGGTATTGCAAATATAGATAAAACTTTTGCTGAAAAAACAAAACTTTCAGTAGAACAAAAATCAAAAATTTTAAATCTTACTAATCAAGCTCAAGCTATAGCTGATAGATTAGAAAAAGATGGATCTTGGGGTGTTCATGGACCTGCTTATTCTAAGAAAATCGTAGAAGAAGCTTTAATTTATATCCAAGAAGCACAAAACATCCTCAACAAATAA
- a CDS encoding cytochrome c family protein, with translation MISKILIIFFTIFTPLEFAFAEANGEIGSIEGVKTISLAQAQKMLDQNNTYFFDINSEQDRQNNGYLPNSISTYVENWESLLPDDKNANLVFYGLNRFRFEASQAAAVAMELGYKNSFVMLDGIEAWVTSGRKVEKIDTIKWEQAKDIIEFKDTIHSRFNFSKTPSCRDCHAQQGKGIRVDIAASKNLINQQCATCHTKADQALQKSAHGIEHFTPIQNNEKKKEKPSCATCHSIHVTPKHSGIFSQKQLVDQKCSECHKQKTHSFYMTFHGKGMFLSTPGQTPSVATCSDCHGKHNILKSTDRNSTLSPINRIDTCKSCHPNANENFVNWMAHADHTDSKNYPGLHGAYIFMTILVISVFVFFGAHSILWCIRLIAMRIKYPKEWKAAQKAAHEDKVKIRRFSTLHKIQHFFMASSFLGLAFSGLPQKFYDAPWAKPMIDLMGGDIVDAATIHHISAIVMFAVFFSHIGEIIIVNWKRRDLARDPKTGKISFKNVLKATFGPDSLMPNLQDLKDMKAHFKWFFGMGPRPQFDRWTYWEKFDYLAVFWGMFIIGISGLILWFPTFFGKFLPGEAINLATLLHSDEALLATGFIFAIHFFNTHFRADRFPMDMVIFSGSISEEEIKQERNAWYQRLKESGKLSKLYETKSSFGLYKWLAKFVGFAMLITGLVFLFLMLYTFFDTIL, from the coding sequence ATAATCTCTAAAATTTTAATTATCTTTTTTACTATCTTCACACCTTTAGAATTTGCATTTGCAGAAGCTAATGGAGAAATTGGCTCTATAGAAGGTGTAAAAACAATCAGTTTAGCACAAGCTCAAAAAATGCTTGATCAAAACAATACTTATTTTTTTGACATCAATTCAGAACAAGATAGACAAAACAATGGATATTTACCCAATTCCATATCTACTTATGTAGAAAATTGGGAAAGTTTGCTACCTGATGATAAAAATGCTAATTTGGTTTTTTATGGATTAAATCGTTTTAGATTTGAAGCATCTCAAGCTGCTGCTGTTGCAATGGAATTAGGCTATAAAAATTCTTTTGTAATGCTTGATGGTATAGAAGCTTGGGTTACTTCTGGCAGAAAGGTTGAAAAAATTGATACTATCAAATGGGAACAAGCTAAAGATATCATAGAATTTAAAGATACCATACATTCAAGATTTAATTTTAGCAAAACCCCATCTTGTCGTGATTGTCATGCCCAACAAGGAAAAGGTATAAGAGTTGATATCGCAGCAAGTAAGAATTTAATCAATCAACAATGTGCAACTTGTCACACAAAAGCAGACCAAGCCTTACAAAAAAGTGCCCATGGAATAGAACATTTTACTCCTATTCAAAACAATGAAAAGAAAAAAGAAAAACCATCATGTGCAACTTGTCATTCTATACATGTTACACCAAAACATTCTGGAATTTTTTCTCAAAAACAACTAGTAGATCAAAAATGCTCAGAGTGTCATAAGCAAAAAACACATAGTTTTTATATGACTTTTCATGGAAAAGGTATGTTTTTAAGTACTCCAGGTCAAACTCCAAGTGTTGCTACTTGCTCTGATTGTCATGGAAAGCATAATATTTTAAAATCCACAGATAGAAACTCCACTCTTTCACCTATCAATCGTATAGACACATGTAAATCATGCCACCCAAATGCAAACGAAAATTTTGTAAATTGGATGGCACATGCTGATCATACTGATTCTAAAAACTATCCAGGATTACATGGAGCTTATATCTTTATGACTATTTTGGTAATTAGTGTGTTTGTATTCTTTGGAGCTCACAGCATACTTTGGTGCATAAGACTTATAGCTATGAGAATTAAATATCCTAAAGAATGGAAAGCAGCTCAAAAAGCAGCTCATGAAGATAAAGTCAAAATAAGAAGATTTAGCACTTTACATAAAATTCAACACTTTTTCATGGCTTCAAGCTTTTTAGGTCTTGCATTTTCAGGATTACCACAAAAATTTTATGATGCACCATGGGCAAAACCTATGATTGATCTAATGGGTGGAGATATAGTTGATGCAGCTACAATTCATCATATATCAGCCATTGTGATGTTTGCGGTATTTTTCTCACATATTGGAGAAATTATCATAGTAAATTGGAAACGCCGTGATCTTGCAAGAGATCCAAAAACTGGAAAAATTAGCTTTAAAAATGTTTTAAAAGCGACTTTTGGACCTGATTCTTTAATGCCAAATTTACAAGATTTAAAAGATATGAAAGCTCATTTTAAATGGTTCTTTGGTATGGGTCCAAGACCTCAATTTGATCGCTGGACATATTGGGAAAAATTTGACTATTTAGCAGTATTTTGGGGTATGTTCATCATAGGAATTTCAGGACTTATTTTGTGGTTCCCTACATTCTTTGGCAAATTCTTACCAGGCGAAGCTATCAATCTAGCTACCCTACTTCACTCTGATGAAGCTTTACTTGCTACAGGATTTATATTTGCTATACACTTTTTCAACACTCACTTTAGAGCAGATAGATTCCCTATGGATATGGTAATTTTCTCAGGTAGTATCAGTGAAGAAGAAATAAAACAAGAAAGAAATGCATGGTATCAACGCTTAAAAGAAAGTGGAAAACTAAGCAAATTATATGAAACAAAAAGTTCTTTTGGGTTATACAAATGGCTTGCTAAATTTGTTGGTTTTGCTATGCTAATTACAGGTTTAGTTTTCTTATTTTTGATGCTTTATACTTTCTTTGATACTATATTATAA
- a CDS encoding SoxW family protein → MFKKFLNLSIISAFFIACSDNKIDSNLISNGTNYSQDSIKKANNLDKKSYEEIAHLFKDNTDIKSDKKNILLIFSANNCIYCDKLKEEILKDKNLQKQIKDDYSSYYINISYKKIHTFTKNHTSDLSTSELANLYNINATPTIVILNQKSQTLLNYPGFISAKRLAATMDFLNKAENQNLNEAELGKKLLHFYKDNKI, encoded by the coding sequence ATGTTTAAAAAATTTTTAAATTTAAGCATTATTAGTGCATTTTTTATAGCTTGCTCGGATAATAAAATTGATTCTAATTTAATTTCTAATGGCACAAATTATTCTCAAGATAGTATTAAAAAAGCAAACAATTTAGACAAAAAATCTTACGAAGAAATAGCTCATTTATTCAAAGACAATACAGATATTAAAAGCGATAAAAAAAATATTTTACTTATATTTAGTGCAAACAACTGCATTTATTGTGATAAATTAAAAGAAGAAATTTTAAAAGATAAAAACTTACAAAAGCAAATTAAAGATGATTATTCTTCTTATTATATTAATATAAGTTATAAAAAAATTCACACCTTTACTAAAAATCATACAAGCGATTTAAGCACTTCAGAATTAGCAAATTTATACAATATCAATGCAACGCCTACCATAGTAATTTTAAATCAAAAAAGCCAAACTTTATTAAATTATCCTGGATTTATCAGTGCTAAAAGATTAGCTGCTACAATGGATTTTCTAAACAAAGCTGAAAATCAAAATTTAAACGAAGCAGAGCTTGGAAAAAAATTACTGCATTTTTACAAAGATAATAAAATTTAA